The Raphanus sativus cultivar WK10039 unplaced genomic scaffold, ASM80110v3 Scaffold0083, whole genome shotgun sequence genome contains the following window.
GtgtacttagtggtggtaaagatgaataatggtacctttaaagtggtatttttgaaaattcccctaaATTATAACCATGTCACAAAACTTAAGTTCAataattataagaaataatatGGATGGAGGAGGGacataaatttaacatttcgacccaaaaaatatatgtatagaGAGACATTAATATGAAAGTAAGATAAGATTAGATTTACTTTTTCTCTGTGGGTCTGCAAAAATTCACTGAAAATTAGTATATCTTacgtttcacaaaaaaaaaaatgtttttctaatatattgtttgtttCTAAAATGTGTATATAGTGTTCagaaaaaattaatgattttaaattagaaaaaaattgttatgtatgaacagaaaataaaataaataatttttaatatgtgagAAAAACTCCTAAATGATagttttgtaaaacaaaaatataactattattgATTGTAGAACTCGTGATTAACTAATCAATCATACTCAATACCAAACAAAAGTGAAGTAAGAACGCGTTTGTCACGTGTCAGGTGAACAATCTTATCTCCCTAGATTTGAACTGTCCTCCACAAATAGTGTCTCTTCATTACACACGTGGACCCCACAAAACCCACAAGTCCCATATTCCTCCAatcatattttttctcttacaaaaaaaaattagaaaacaaaaaaagtcaCCGAGGAAGTGCACGCCGGAGAAACTGAGCAAGCTGCGCCGGAGCACTAAGATGCGGCAAATGCCCTTCAGTCTTCAGCGTCTCCACCTTCGTATCACCACCAAGATTCTCACGTAGATACTCCGCCACCGAAGCCGGCACAGAAACATCCTTAGCCGTCTGAATCACACAACAAGGCACCTTCACCAACCCAAGCACACCTCTAAGATCACTGTTGAACACCGTCCTCGACACGAACAGAGATATGTCCGGACGCATGTTAAACAACGTCCGGCTAAACTCTCTAACCGCCGCGGGAACATCAGCTCCAACAGCCAACGGCGCGAACCCCTGAACCCAAGCCTCGTAGTTAGCCTCCATAGCCGAGAACACCTTCTCTATCTCCCCTTCCTCGAACCCGCCGTGGTAATCCTCGTCGTTGAGGAACCTAGGAGAAGCTCCGATGAGGATAAGCTTCGAGAAAAGCTCAGGGCGGCGGATGGAGGCGATGATTCCGATCATGGCCGAGACGGAGTGGCCTACGTAGGAGCAGTTCTGGATGCCGAGAGAGTCGATGATGTTGAGGAGGTCGTCGACGTAGGGGTCGAGGGTGGTGTATCGGTTGAAGTCGAAGTAGTCGGGGTTGACGCTGCCGGCGCAGACTAGGTCGTAGAGGACGACTCTATACGTGGGAGTGAAGTAAGGGAGGATTAAGTGCCATGCTGATTGGTCTGTGCCGAACCCGTGGGCTAGGACTAGGATCCGGTCGCCTGTGCCCACGACCCGGACGTTAAGAGCTTCGAGGATATTGTGCTGGCTCATGTGTGTTTTgggtttgttgttgttttgaaggataaagaaaagaagaggctactgtttatataaaaaatttaattggGTTGGTGTGTAACGGAAATGAAAATTCTTTATTATCTTATCTTTTTTTCACAGCGtttaatatccaaaaatatcatttatgcTTTTTGAACAAGACTTATGGGGATACAAGAGCTTGCGTTGATTATTCCTCTTcctactttgatattttttaaaattatataaagatGCTTGAAAGTTGCACTTGAGATATTCCACAACCATGTTAGATTCTGTCATTTGTGTGTTTATCAAGCAATGTCTATCCAGTATACATAGATCCTTATGTGGAATGTGATTACAAGAATAATGTAAAGCAGAACACTGTTTTTGTAACGttcatttaaataataaaaagaagacATGAGTAGACAAATGATGAAAATTGCATGTTTTTATTTCGATTTGAAAATGAATTAGACGTCATctagaaaaacaattttaaatatattccaAACTCCAGTCACATGAAAGCTAACTGTAAGTCATAATTATATGCAAATTACAAATCAA
Protein-coding sequences here:
- the LOC130501039 gene encoding strigolactone esterase D14-like, with translation MSQHNILEALNVRVVGTGDRILVLAHGFGTDQSAWHLILPYFTPTYRVVLYDLVCAGSVNPDYFDFNRYTTLDPYVDDLLNIIDSLGIQNCSYVGHSVSAMIGIIASIRRPELFSKLILIGASPRFLNDEDYHGGFEEGEIEKVFSAMEANYEAWVQGFAPLAVGADVPAAVREFSRTLFNMRPDISLFVSRTVFNSDLRGVLGLVKVPCCVIQTAKDVSVPASVAEYLRENLGGDTKVETLKTEGHLPHLSAPAQLAQFLRRALPR